A segment of the Panicum hallii strain FIL2 chromosome 1, PHallii_v3.1, whole genome shotgun sequence genome:
GGCAAGTTGGACCCTGGTTCGCGGGAAACCGTGAAATTTCCCCGCCTTCCTTTTTACCGCATCCCCGCATTCTTCAAGTCGATCCGGCTCCGCCTCTCTCGGACTCTCTCGGACAGGGTTTCGCCGGCGACAAGCAGCGGCCCAGGTCTCGTCCGCGTCAGGTACGGTTGAATTTCTTCCTCTTTGAGCCACGATTGAAGATGCGGCGCGATTTGTTTCTGCTCCATTGGAGCTTTACCTCGGCATGGTCATTGGTTGGCGTAGGATGGGGTCGTGGTTCACGGGGAGCACAAGTTGGGGGAAAGATGTAGTATCTCCGCAAGTTCTTCAAGTCGCTGTTGCTGCGTATGCCCTTGCATCGGCGAGGAAGAAGCGCAAATGGGGCGGGTCTGTTCGAGGCCACGTTACCTATGACCGCGAGCGTGCGGCAGCTGCAATTAGGTTGGAGAACGACTACTTCGGGCCTAATGCACTATACAACGAGGAAATGTTTCGTCGCCGGTAAAATTCAATATAGTATTCATTGATCCTTCTGTGATTATATAGCTCACAATGCTTCCATGTGCCTTGCAGCGAGGAAATGTAACATGTGTTTGTTTGATCCAGGTTCCGTATGAGAAAGTCATTGTTCCTGAAAATTGTTGATGACGTGACAGCGGCCAATGACTTCTTTAAGCTTAAGCGTGATCGAGCTGGTAGGCTAAGCTTTTCACCAAAGCAGAAATATGTGGTTGCAATGAAGATGCTTGCTTATGGGTCAATTGCAGATGCTTTAGATGATGGACAACGTATGGGTGAATCAACAATTCTTAAGTCCTTGAAAGAATTTGTGTACACTATCATCTCTGTTTATGGCCCAGAGTATCTTAGGAAACCAAATGCACAAGAGTTGGAACATATCCTTGCTGTTAATAAGGCACGTGGTTTTCCTGGGATGATTGGGAATATAGATTGTATGCACTGGAAGTGGGAAAACTGTCCTAGTGGCTGGGGAGGAATGTACAAGGGGCACAAAGGCAAGCCAACTCTAATTCTTGAAGCTGTGGCGACCCAGGATCTTAGGATTTGGCATGCTTTTTTTGGGCTTGCAGGATCTCACAACGACATCAACGTGTTGCAGCGTTCTCCAGTGTTTGATGATTTAGCTAATGGGAATGCTCCTCCTGTGGACTTCACTGTCAATGGTAAACCCTACTGTATGGGTTACTACTTGACAGATGGAATATACCCCGAGTGGGCTACTTTAGTGAAGAGCATTAGTGCACCTGTGAGCAATAAACAGCAGGTCTTTGCTAAACAACAGGAAAGTTGCAGGAAGGATGTTGAACGAGCATTTGGTGTGCTACAAGCTAAGTGGAAGATATTGCATGGTCCAACAAGATTTTGGAAGGCTAAAGACCTGAATG
Coding sequences within it:
- the LOC112897862 gene encoding protein ALP1-like, producing the protein MGSWFTGSTSWGKDVVSPQVLQVAVAAYALASARKKRKWGGSVRGHVTYDRERAAAAIRLENDYFGPNALYNEEMFRRRFRMRKSLFLKIVDDVTAANDFFKLKRDRAGRLSFSPKQKYVVAMKMLAYGSIADALDDGQRMGESTILKSLKEFVYTIISVYGPEYLRKPNAQELEHILAVNKARGFPGMIGNIDCMHWKWENCPSGWGGMYKGHKGKPTLILEAVATQDLRIWHAFFGLAGSHNDINVLQRSPVFDDLANGNAPPVDFTVNGKPYCMGYYLTDGIYPEWATLVKSISAPVSNKQQVFAKQQESCRKDVERAFGVLQAKWKILHGPTRFWKAKDLNAIMLACVILHNMVIEDERNVQLPTVGRNEWSGRDNPPLHHLVNIPSIDELINAYSIIQDQSTARSLKSDLVEHMWTLYASNSGPFARTTRQ